From the genome of Zerene cesonia ecotype Mississippi chromosome 24, Zerene_cesonia_1.1, whole genome shotgun sequence:
TAATAACATTGAGACTAAGCCTATAACCATACCGATTACacataatgataatataataatcgaaAATAATGAACTATCAAAGACTGAAATTACTTGTGTGAAAGAAGAAAGCGTAAAGAATGAGTATGATACTGAATTAGATGCTGACACATGCAATAGCAGTGATAATAACCAAGAAAACTTTAACACAAGTTGCAATTGTAGCTTATCATACAACACTGAAACTGAATGCAATGAACACTCAAAAGACTGCAAAATAAATGatgtagaaaataaagaagTGAAAGGCAcatcaataaaattagtttgtccgaaatgtaatgtaaatctGCCCGATTTGACGGCACTAACATCTCACATACAAAAGCATAAAGAGAAAACCCCAAAGAGAGGCctaaaagtaacaaaaacatacaatcaTAAATGTGATAAGTGTATGCGGAAATTCACAAAGGAGTCTTCATTACTTGcacatttaaaaaagcatGAAGAGAACCAACAGTTAAAATTCACTTGCAAGAGTTGTAAGCGGGAGTTTATGCATCAAGCTCACTTGGATAACCACATATTATTGGTGCATACGAGGGACAGGGGTTTTAGCTGCGATTGTTGCGATAAAAACTTCACCACGTTAGAAGCACTACACGTACACAAAGAAGTGCATAAAGTAGAGAAAAAACATCAGTGTAAGATATGCAAAAAGTCGTTTTTAATGTTATCGTCTCTGACGGACCATTTACGGACTCATACGGGTGAAAAGCCGTATTTGTGTTCGACATGCGGGCGCGGTTTCTCGCAGAAAACCAATTTGGAACAACATATAAGACGACATCTCGGTCTGAAGCCGTTTCATTGTGAAAATTGTGATAAAAGGTAATTTATTCTGTTAATAAACTTGTTATAACTGCATATATTAAAGCTCAGTATATATTCATATCTATGCACTCAGTAGACTTAATCAGGTTTTTCAAGattcattgtatattttaattcttccACTAATTATGCAGATTTTCAATGTTAAATGTCAATGCAATAGTATTatctatatgaataaataatatctttcaataaaaaatattattagtgcTATATCCTGGCCTTGAgatattagtattttattacatattttttagcaTGCTTATCATTATAGTCAACTAGCCATTAAAACatagttttcaaatataataaaaaatccattCAACAGTCTTCGCGTAAACATTCATCAATGCTCACAAACTTTCTCACATGTAATAGCTTAGCATTTCTCATATACAACTTTTGCCCGCGCTCCGCTTCGCATGCGtttattcggagtagtttaattaatagatgttatcataCGAATAAAGCTTCcgcttgaatcactctattaaaaaaaacccccatcaaaatacgttgcgtatttttaaattataatttaagcatacatagagacagcaactttgttttatactatgtagtgataagtaacataaaaatgtcataattgGAGTCCCAATAAGAGTCTGTTCTGAATTCTCATTACAGGTTCGTATCAAAGGGCGAGCTAGTAGCGCACACCCGGAAGCACAGCGGCGCGCATCCGTTCGTCTGTGACGACTGCGGCAACGGCTTCACCACCTCCAGCTCTCTAGTGAAGCACAGACGGACGCACACAGGCGAGCGGCCATTCTCCTGTGACATGTGCTCCATGAGATTCGCCTCATCTGGCACTCTGAAGAACCACAGGCGCACGCACACTGGTGAAAAACCGTACCAATGTTCGTTTTGTGAAAAGGCGTTCGTGCAGCGGCAGGACTTGGTCTCCCATGTGAGGTGTCACACGGGGGAGAAACCGTACGTGTGCACGAACTGTGGGCAGGCGTTCAGGAAGGCGTCGGCTTTGAAAGTGCATTTGAAAATACACGGTAAAGAGAGAGATTTGTTGCAAGGTATTCAGGTTCAAGTGTAGGACAGTATTAGTAGATTTAAacagtattgtttatttagtaattaaagaGGGATTTTAACCACGATTCTTACTATTTCTATTcgggtatttttaaaaaagaaaatggtattgtttattttaatagtagaatttaattcattatgttcatatttgaaatacatgtgcataataaaataataaatatagtttaaaatggaaaaaacACCCATAAATTATAGACTATagatcaactaaattgtctcacttgctgaTAAGTAACTCATTTAATCTTggcgaaattaatttaatttaatcaatactTGATGAGTgtataaagtttttgttttctgTCCATTTTAAAGAAGATCAAATCAAGTCTAAAGGAGACAGTTTCACAAATACTGTATGTATtagatgaagctaataaaagcatgttaaaaatgtcacataataataaaaaagatataatatatttctatgtgTCTATGGGATTTTTATGTTGTGTCCCATTCACAATTAAAACCACaatgttcatatttaaatggttTATTGTCAATTTCACCAGTTAGCAACATGTACAGAGATTAGAGAGACaatgacaatataattaaatagtctAAAACACATATTctgtatagtattttcttgtgtttggttttacgcgagtattatacatttagaaattaaaaactttttaaccgTCCCTGACCAGTCGctccagtctccccgtgaccacgctcgctgtaaagtgttcgaaacgtcgggttaataatataatgaataaatcgcgtttaaaatccgttaaaaagtttttaatttctacatatTCTGTAAGCAAAATATATGTCTTAACTTAAGACGTGTCCAGTATGTATGAAATCTTAACGTTCTCTTTTTGAAAGTTCTATAGTCTAGCGTGTTACTTTTCTTAAGTCACagataatagaaaatacagataattaagGCATAAACGCCACACGAGTGTTACGTTCGCAATGAGTTGCTTgttgcataatatataatatgacagTATTCAAAATGAGCTTTTTCAAAAACATGTATATACATTCAGTAttcttgtatttgtttatatatagaattttataGTGTAGGCAATATGTGCCAaaacttgtttaattttttacttttgtatttttttttattattaatcctATTGCCATGCCAATTTATTGGATTTTGTCTCATTAAGTATTAGATTTTATACTCGACTGAATACTAATTCTAGTTAggtgaaaattaataatgtaattaaatatttatgtacttttgGGTGACGATATTATGCagatattattgattaattttttttaataaatgcttttatttcaaatattttagaaaggCCTGAAGTGCAAAAATGTCACTGCATTCCACATcatggaaattattatttaccataaAGAAGtatcataattcatatttgCTCAGTGTGTGACCTAATATTTAGGCTAACTTTTAGTTGCTAGGGTTTTGAATCTATAACTTTGTACCTGAcctttatgttttattctgTGTGTGTAATACGagatttatgataattttttcatttaattttcttaaaaaattcaatattcttatttttggAAGCATGAGGCGAATGTGatcttatttatgtattttaatatcgacCTTATTATTTGATGTACATAGGTTTTATGCTATCACATATTTTCCTACCATAATTATACGATTATCGAGATatgttttctgttttatttcatttcaccttgataaattcaataatatgttaatattaaaacatgacTACATTACTAtctatagattatttaaaaaaataataatctaataatctttaaaagtCTCATCAGATGAGGAGGAGCCGGAGTTCTGTTTCCTCTTCCTCACCATTTCCACTCCATTTCTTTAGTACCGTCTACAATTATTTCCTCATTCCTTATCCCTCAAAAGCTAGGAATACATTTGTACAGGTTTACCTGTGCAAGTGTATGTGTTCAtaggcagtggtgatcgcttactatcagtTCAACTGCCTATCGAGGCaagctcagttacccgctctaaatataatatcaaattgtatgtatttatatacaatatatatcgaaatatatataaataaacgttcTTTGTAATTACCGCAAATTTTTGAATCTTTATTTGTCAGcttttaggaaaaaaaatcgtaccttttcttataaataatttcatgatcTTCAATTGTTGTCTGGATTAATTTtgccatataaattattattttgaagaaaGTTACGAAAAAACCCGTTTTTTGACCTTTGATttcaactattttttttttccattgcCCGGgacgataaaaaataaaaacagtttatttcatttccaactttacaaaatatggagTAGTAGGGACCTAGGAGGTGGATGTTAAAATTGTAGACTTAGGCATAAAGCCTTTCTTTTAAAAAGCAGGGCGGTAGTACCAGGGGCGCATAATTCGATAAGAGactactaaattattatttgcatataaaacaaatggaCCGTACTTTATTTTCTACTCGTActcgtttattattaatcaatcgtcataaaatttttatatttatgacgaatattcaataaaagttCACGGCCagtatgttattattgatttatattccaGTTATGTATTAGGGCAACATGTACAATTAagatgtttgtttgcttgcaCATCAAAATGTCTCagcagaataaataaattataatgatatttattcttcattgaTATTGTATCATCATATCTACCAGGGTCTCATAAGTATAAGTAGGTGTGAATCTTCTTAAAGTGTAAATTCGTTCGtacctttatattaaatatagtaatatagtaattaCTGGATGAAGGACGGAGCGCCACGAAGAACGGTTATCACAGTTGGAGTGAGCAGGACGGCAAGGGATGATTTCAACTGCCGCTATAGCCAGCCAGCACAACGGATTGTACTAGGAGCGCAATAATAATGAGGAGGTTAAGCGTAATCGTAGCGTACTCGCGTAGGTCGCAGCTTCTTGTACGTATGCGCTCCTATTTTTCGTAATAGATTATATTGTGGTAAATTgctaatttaatgaataaataaatataaacggtTATAAACACAACTAACTGCACTTGAACGTGGTCCGAGGGGAAGAGGAAAGCGATATTgtgaaatgttgtttttaattatgttttgaacagttttattctatatttatgtagCTTCGCTCATTTTTGGCAAAATTTGACTGGACCATTTGGTCTTTTATTGAAAGgctaaataaaacacataatacTTCATAGAAATCTTATTGAGATATCAGTTCCAAGTAAGCTTAATCTAACAATAAATACCATTACAATGCATAGTAAtgaacacatttatttattaaatatatcattggtatattatgatttaaaagtCTATGGTAAGTGTATTTGAGTTCCTTTGCGAATTCGTTTGATTATATCATAACCCAGGATCTCAGTGCTCGATTCggtttatacaaatttttatttcaaaagaaaaaagataCACCTTTTTAGCCTCGATTGAATCGCCTCACTTGCTCTTTATAGAGTATGcgtaaatatattgaatgatGAATCAAAAGGAACAGTTTCAATGAAATCTGATTACTTAAAgtcttacatataaatacaggcgaagtaaaaaaatttaaaaaaagcgtgttaaaatttgaaatctgTACgtgatttgtataaaattcattttctaATGTAAATGACtgctgatattttaaattatttataattcaaggtaatttgaaatgaaatcatGTATGGAATAGAAAATGGGCTGCCAGCGCTCAGTGAGCCATAATGCTATTTGTCTTTGCGGAATCGAGCAGTGGGTTCTTGCCTCTTAGATGATTGAGcaatattcttaattaatattatattatgaaattgttttaaaatttttgtattttggtaaatttttaaaattcttatatcataatataccAACGAGAATAGTATAACGTATCAAATCTCCATTAAATCTGACATTgcacaaattgatttttccaAGCCGAAATGACttcctgtatttttttttttataatccgCCAAAATTGTATCCTTCCAAATAACTTACTTCacgtatatacaaataaaatacactgtACGGTAATACTCAGAACATTCtttgtaacattttcaatattttatttgacattgatcatttatttactctGTGCGGCGGCGAGGCGTTTTTTTAGATCTAGCAATACATTGACTTCCGGCTGCCAGACTGACTTGTCTTTGGTAGACGCTTTCAATTTTCGCACCTTGTCACCctgaaaatatacaatgatattattgtaaatataatagacaTTATTGTATgcgatattatatacattagtGTTTCTCAGAGTGGGTGATAACACAACCGACTTAAGTTAAATTTTCTGTAAGTATATAAGAAGAACAAATTTACTGCTCCTATATGATATATGAatacgtaaaatttttaattaattttattaaaattttctgaatAGAGAGACCTACTTTTCAGTCTCAAAATAgtggtatatataaaaaaaacatagttatTTTACAAACGTTACTTTACCTGTTCAGCGATAGCTTTTTCTAAGCTGGCAACACTGTCCGCGCTATTACTGGCTGGTGTTGCCTGATTCGACTGTGCACTCgccaatttcttttttaattcaagCAATTTATCGACTTCCGGCTGCCACACTGCCTTGTCTTTAGTCGATGCTTTTAGTTGTCGCACTTTATCACCCTGtggaaaaaaagttttttttttgttgtatattttcctttatattaacgttcttatgtatgtaaattttgattttataagaatCAATGCAAAAACTGTTTATGATtttgtaaatgatttttttataaagaaaaaaaatacgtacgtatatattaaaatatttcttgcaTTCGTCAGTCGTTAAAAAAtgatctttattattattaatataacacaaaaattatcacaCTTTTTGATTCCCGATacagcaaaaaattaaaaaaaattgaattctaTTCACCTGCTGAGCAACAGCTTTTTCAAGACTGGCAACATCGGCACCAGCAGTGTCGCCCTGCGGCTGCGCTTGCGCAACTGTTAGTTGTTTCTTTAACTCCAATAGCCTGTTAACTTCCGGCTGCCACACAGATTTGTCTTTTGTCGACGCTTTCAGATGTCGCACCTTATCGCcctgttatttaaataaatacagttaaaaactaattataaaacacgccttaataatagaatcaactaaattaacTCGCTCTTATCTGTATAACTTTTACTCTGTAGTAcgtaaatatatcatttaattctaaattcatgaaattattgtattgtcaccgatccttgataagtgtacaaattttgaattgaatcggtccgtttgaagtgggtcaaaatcgagtctagtCGGTCAAGTCggttacacacaaacatacatgtgaaattaataaaagcatattaaaaatttcgaatcgagaaaaaaataatctaattttatTGCGGAATATACAAACGTATGTTGTTCGCATGTGAACAACGCCGGGTTATTTAGTTAGTATACTGTAAGTACTCACTTGTTCCGCGATAGCTTTTTCCAATTCCGCCACATTAGAGACTTTAGGCGCATCTGTTTTGGCCGCTTCGCCATTttgctgaaaaaaaaattgcattcatTTAATCATAGTAGATCTCATAGGCTAaatgagaattattttattttattttttttatgttacagtcggcaatggagctggtgggacgcctgatggtaagcgctaccaccgcccatggacatttccagaggcgtaaggtcgattgcagaccttacgcctctgcaaatggattgccgacttcaaattggaaagggattaagaagaaattgacgagaggaataaaagaaagtatCATTTCCTTTTTCGCCCCCTTCCCAGCCTATCCCTTCTTTTCAGTCTTCAATAccttccttatcccttacccttaaaagcgggcagcgcatgcgcagaggcactacctccgctctgttcacgggcgcTGGTGATCACTAACCACCAGgtgaaccatcagctcagttgctaTCACCTAAAAAAAACCTTCCGAATTGTGACCATCTATCGCATATCAGAACATCCAGATAGGATTAATTCTCAGTATATATACACAATCACACCTGCGCTCTTTCCGTCTGTGTGCCGCGGTACCTGTCGCGCAGGGTGTCGGCCAGTTCGGGCGCTATTTTGGCGAACAGCGGCTCAGGCTTGCCGACAGCGTGGCCGACAGGCAGGTACTGGATTACCGATGGATTACTGTACATAATAgtgtatagttttattatttttttaatttttgttatagtaATTCGATGGATATGAGTATAATTGAAGAATATACatgaatatttgatttaaatttaaaatacaatataaataaattataaaaaatgcatacatATAATTCGATGCACAGTAATGCGCACGCGcataatttacaatacacGTTCCATGTtaaagcatttgaataaattaatgaaaatgtttcattgtacggaaacagataaaaataaaaattccattttatataaacagacGGCAAAAGAGTTAcgtataacaaataaacatagttaaaaaaacaaaaaaaaaaaagaacacattTTTTGAATTACAAAATCAACTAAACTCTGTCATTTGCTCGTATACAGAGTACATAGTATACGGAAATTGTTTAATCTCGGCAATcccaataacaataataagataaactcataatattattgcgattcttgataagtgtacacaatataaattatatccgTCCGTTCACAGCGGGTCGAATCCTGCCACCTGATCAATTTTttcctattatttaaaaatatcgcgACATCCAAAtcaatacacacacacatacatgtacacacacgcacgcacgtacgaacacacacacacacacacgcacgcactcacgcacgcacacgcacgcacgcacgcgcCGCTACACTCACCGGGGGTTGATCCTCAAGCAGGTGTCGGCAAGGTTGAGCTGCGCGcgcagcgcggcggcggcgcgcggcgcgtaGGGCGCCAGCAGCGCGCACAGCAGCGCACAGAGCTGGCAGCACACGCACACGGCCGTGGCGGCGCGCGCCCTAAGGGACCACGCATCGCACAGTGTTAAATTATATGCCAatgagattaaaataaaaaaaaaaaaacgaaaaaaacaagaaatggCTATTGGGGCGCGTATTCTGAAAACATCtctattgattttaatgtttagttttatagcattgaaatctactatataaaaataagtcggcttttccttcctgacgctataactccagaacgcacgagccgatttccacggttttgcattcgttggaaaggtcttgggctCCGTAAGGTTTATAGcatagaaaattcaggaaaaaattcAACGGAAAAACGGgaaaatttttcacatacagccatctggtggcgaaacggagttcgccgggtttgctagtgctttatatgtatatgaagcagtggtggctcagtggtgagaacctcggactttaaaatcgttaagtcggggttcgagaccgggcgagcgtgcaggaaataaatttaattttcaatttatctgcacatgtggataacatcaccactgcttaaaacggtgaaggaaaacatcgtaaggaaaccggcatgtccaagaatcgaaagttcgacgacatgtgacatctgtcaacccgcacttggccagcatggtggattaCGGCCTGTacccttataggaggcctatgtcccagcagtgggaacatatatgggctgatgatgatgatggcaaaaaacgcgggttcgtaTCCCGcatcgtgatcaaattttttctattctttcagaATTCCGCAATTCTATTGGTGTTACAAATGCGATTGTAGCTCTGTCTTTTCTGTCTGTTGGACTATCTCTCTGTctcttatttgaaagcttgtCGTTTCCTACATCTTAAACCGTCTTTGTGACATATATCAAGCAAATCGATTAAGATTAGCATATGTTTTATCTTAGAAATCCCAGGTAACTATATATGAGGCCCGAGTCCCCACAGTGGgaacgtatttatttactataacaatgttatgtaccacagtaaataaataattttacaaatatacaaaaaaagtgACTTATATAGCGACATAAGGCGACCTTATAGCTTATCAGCGATCTCATCCAGGTCGCCAAAGGTAGAGGATAAAGAcaaataatggaaaataaaatgttgatatttatcggctgatgatgatgatgatgatgatggtaatgacggtgatgatgatgatggaggtaattatgatgatgatgatggtaattatggtgatgatggtgatgctgatgatgatgatggtaattatggtgatgatgatgatgctgatGATGGTAATGACGGTGATGATGGtaatggtgatgatgatgatggtggtgatgatgatgatgatgatgatgatgatggtaattatggtgatgatgatgatgatgatgacgagcACTAACTTGTCCTCGTCGGTCCCCTTGAGCAGGCGCCAGGGCTGCGCGGCCTGCATGTGCTGGTTGCCGAGCCGCGCCACGGCCAGCGCGCGCCGCAGCGCCTCCCGCAGCCGCCCGCGCTCC
Proteins encoded in this window:
- the LOC119836537 gene encoding gastrula zinc finger protein XlCGF57.1-like, with the protein product MDIIKNVLSYPERVCRICLCDASCQISILDTIEGDDRTIYEVLSFVTNLNISVVNEYPKQICSECHNALIKADELKQRCILSENFLKEALANAEKESHISTKIEFTLTQLPELYQCAVCAKKYSNLIDLEYHALNHTLEKHEIANNIETKPITIPITHNDNIIIENNELSKTEITCVKEESVKNEYDTELDADTCNSSDNNQENFNTSCNCSLSYNTETECNEHSKDCKINDVENKEVKGTSIKLVCPKCNVNLPDLTALTSHIQKHKEKTPKRGLKVTKTYNHKCDKCMRKFTKESSLLAHLKKHEENQQLKFTCKSCKREFMHQAHLDNHILLVHTRDRGFSCDCCDKNFTTLEALHVHKEVHKVEKKHQCKICKKSFLMLSSLTDHLRTHTGEKPYLCSTCGRGFSQKTNLEQHIRRHLGLKPFHCENCDKRFVSKGELVAHTRKHSGAHPFVCDDCGNGFTTSSSLVKHRRTHTGERPFSCDMCSMRFASSGTLKNHRRTHTGEKPYQCSFCEKAFVQRQDLVSHVRCHTGEKPYVCTNCGQAFRKASALKVHLKIHGKERDLLQGIQVQV